One segment of Phycisphaerae bacterium DNA contains the following:
- a CDS encoding zinc ABC transporter substrate-binding protein — MRGISGLVSLALLLAHAGGCRREMAPVQAIDVVRAVVTILPQAYFVERVGGSRVAVQVLVGTGQSYHSYEPTPRQIADLSEAQVFFTIGVPFERTLEEKVRSTRPDLVVVDTRAGVAMRHATDHCGHEGHDHGEGGMDPHIWLDAKLVKAQAATIAAALARLDPDNADEYEKNLRAFQADLDAADQRAAAALAPFKGREFFVFHPTFGYFGDAYGLKQVAVEEGGKEPGGRQLAAMIEQARQTGARAIFVQPQFSSSAARTVAAEIGAEVVTIDPLARDYLNNYVGMAEKIAASLRTGTGQATDRVTQAQ, encoded by the coding sequence AATCGATGTCGTGAGGGCCGTGGTGACGATCCTGCCGCAGGCGTATTTCGTCGAGCGCGTGGGCGGATCGCGCGTGGCCGTGCAGGTCCTCGTCGGTACCGGTCAGTCCTATCACAGCTACGAGCCGACCCCGCGGCAGATCGCCGACCTTTCGGAGGCGCAGGTGTTTTTCACGATTGGCGTTCCGTTCGAGCGCACGTTGGAGGAAAAGGTCCGTTCGACGCGGCCCGACCTTGTCGTGGTGGATACGCGCGCGGGGGTCGCGATGCGTCACGCGACCGATCATTGCGGACACGAGGGTCATGATCATGGTGAAGGAGGAATGGACCCGCACATCTGGCTGGACGCGAAGCTGGTGAAGGCGCAGGCCGCGACGATCGCCGCCGCGCTGGCGCGACTGGACCCCGATAATGCCGACGAATACGAGAAGAACCTGCGGGCGTTTCAGGCCGACCTGGATGCGGCGGATCAGCGGGCCGCGGCGGCGCTGGCCCCATTCAAGGGCCGCGAGTTTTTTGTCTTTCACCCGACCTTTGGTTACTTCGGGGACGCCTATGGCTTGAAGCAGGTCGCCGTCGAGGAAGGCGGCAAGGAGCCGGGCGGGCGGCAACTGGCGGCGATGATCGAACAGGCCCGGCAGACCGGCGCACGGGCCATCTTCGTGCAGCCGCAATTCTCGTCGAGCGCGGCCCGCACCGTCGCGGCGGAGATTGGGGCCGAGGTGGTGACGATCGATCCGCTGGCCCGCGACTATTTGAACAATTACGTCGGCATGGCCGAGAAGATCGCGGCGTCGCTGCGCACCGGGACCGGCCAGGCGACAGATCGGGTGACACAAGCGCAATGA